The following proteins are co-located in the Saccharomycodes ludwigii strain NBRC 1722 chromosome V, whole genome shotgun sequence genome:
- the FOL1 gene encoding trifunctional dihydropteroate synthetase/dihydrohydroxymethylpterin pyrophosphokinase/dihydroneopterin aldolase FOL1 (similar to Saccharomyces cerevisiae YNL256W | FOL1 | FOLic acid synthesis) translates to MISKFRSFHKDSVHIDRLNLTNVVVGPDAWNLLKPQPCYININMNTDFRKASKDDDLKYSLNYAVISRDLVSQITKTTGSTKFRNLLELSNYLNKHLLETYKGIQSLQTECILPNANIRCKEVILQTNQEDEHNITSTPTSCKLILKDIQLLTLIGVFTFERLQKQFITLDIEIPIFGTFFPNYRKIIKVVCDYLESENFKTVEALVESTAQLIFQEFPDISGNETSTKENGQILVKVTKLNAITDTLGVGVKCLRNINDFENRSKILLNTTGNTIDTASNTFDLPLKSKATNVNNTQNYKNSVCYLAFGSNMNDKLSNILQSFQNLENVPGNKILDISSIYESEPMYFEDQDFFYNGVIKLQTNFPPHELLRYCKKIEYECLQRVKHFDNGPRTIDLDLLLYFNELQEPVNLNTRDLIIPHPRMLERGFVLLPLCEIIPPDLVHPITAEPIWDHLNQLSKPWGLSKVLPLSGNRTGLKYNIPRNSGTSGNNPTYIMSVINATPDSFSDGDPNFTIDGKIAQIKKNIKDVLAIYPEQKIILDIGGCSTRPGSEQPSIKEEITRIEPILLKLTEELLSDNDNILISVDTYRAEVAAKAIELGCDIINDISMGSLSNDGTAMFELLSKNPTVGYVLSHFRGDVSSMNKHADYSNRDLVNAICEELDVAIDRCLSHGMKRWQLILDPGIGFAKNGPQNIQLIKNLHKFDEYFRSYYPILIGPSRKKFLGTITNELIASRRDIETMAVISMCAGNNTCDIVRVHDPRICAKTLKVVDTLRS, encoded by the coding sequence ATGATTTCAAAGTTTCGGTCTTTCCATAAAGACTCTGTTCATATAGACAGGTTAAATTTGACAAATGTTGTTGTGGGACCAGATGCTTGGAATTTACTTAAACCGCAACCGTGTTACATAAACATTAATATGAATACTGATTTCCGTAAGGCTTCGAAAGATGACGATTTGAAATATTCATTGAATTATGCAGTTATTTCTAGGGATTTAGTTTCCCAAATTACTAAAACAACTGGCAGCACAAAATTCAGAAATCTTTTAGAGTTAAGTAATTATTTGAACAAACACCTATTAGAAACGTACAAGGGCATTCAATCTTTACAAACAGAATGCATTCTACCCAATGCTAACATTAGATGTAAGGAAGTTATTTTGCAAACAAACCAAGAGGACGAGCATAATATCACAAGTACTCCAACCAGCtgtaaattaattttaaaagatattcAATTGTTAACTTTAATTGGTGTTTTTACTTTTGAAAGGTTACAAAAACAGTTTATTACTTTGGATATTGAAATTCCCATTTTTGGCACTTTTTTCCCAAATTATCGTAAAATCATCAAGGTCGTTTGTGACTATTTAGAAAgtgaaaattttaaaactgtCGAAGCATTGGTTGAATCCACGGCACAATTAATATTCCAAGAATTCCCTGATATATCGGGTAATGAAACCAGCACCAAAGAGAATGGTCAGATTTTAGTTAAAGTTACCAAATTGAATGCGATTACAGATACACTTGGTGTTGGTGTCAAATGCTTAAGAAACATAAACGATTTTGAAAACCGTTCCAAAATTTTACTCAATACTACTGGAAATACGATTGACACTGCATCTAATACTTTCGACTTACCATTAAAATCTAAAGCCACAAACGTCAACAATACTCAAAATTATAAGAATTCTGTATGTTACTTGGCATTTGGTTCCAATATGAACGATAAATTGagtaatattttacaatCCTTCCAAAATTTAGAGAATGTACCTGGTAACAAAATCTTAGATATATCCTCAATCTATGAAAGTGAACCTATGTATTTTGAAGACCaggattttttttataatggTGTGATCAAACTACAGACAAATTTTCCGCCACATGAACTATTGAgatattgtaaaaaaattgagtaTGAATGTTTGCAAAGAGTAAAACATTTTGACAATGGTCCACGAACCATTGATttggatttattattgtatttCAATGAGTTGCAAGAACCAGTTAATTTAAACACCAGAGATTTGATTATACCGCATCCTAGGATGTTGGAAAGAGGATTTGTGTTATTGCCATTGTGCGAAATAATTCCCCCTGATTTAGTTCATCCGATCACTGCTGAGCCTATATGGGATCATTTAAACCAATTATCTAAACCATGGGGATTAAGTAAAGTGTTACCATTAAGTGGGAATAGAACCGGTTTGAAATATAACATACCAAGAAACAGTGGTACCAGTGGGAACAATCCCACATACATTATGTCAGTTATAAACGCCACCCCTGATTCTTTCAGTGATGGCGACCCAAATTTTACTATTGATGGAAAAATAGcccaaattaaaaaaaacatcaagGACGTTTTGGCAATTTACCCcgaacaaaaaattatcctAGATATCGGTGGGTGTTCCACCAGACCTGGGTCGGAGCAACCCTCCATCAAAGAGGAAATAACCAGAATTGAACCTATACTATTAAAATTGACAGAGGAACTCTTGTcggataatgataatatattaatatccGTTGACACTTATAGAGCTGAGGTTGCTGCAAAAGCTATTGAGTTAGGATGTGATATTATAAACGATATTAGTATGGGCAGTCTAAGTAATGATGGCACCGCGATGTTTGAATTGTTGAGTAAAAACCCAACGGTGGGTTATGTGCTAAGCCATTTCAGAGGTGACGTTAGTTCAATGAATAAACATGCCGATTATAGTAACAGGGATTTGGTCAATGCTATTTGTGAAGAGTTAGACGTTGCAATAGATAGATGTTTATCACATGGTATGAAGAGGTGGCAACTTATACTGGACCCTGGTATCGGATTTGCCAAAAACGGGCCgcaaaatattcaattaaTCAAGAATTTACACAAATTTGATGAATATTTTAGATCATATTATCCCATTTTAATCGGTCCATCGAGGAAAAAATTCTTGGGAACCATAACCAATGAGCTAATTGCTTCTCGAAGAGATATAGAAACTATGGCTGTTATATCTATGTGTGCTGGTAATAACACTTGCGATATTGTTAGGGTTCATGACCCTAGGATATGTGcaaaaacattaaaagTTGTAGATACTTTGAGAAGCTGA
- the SIP3 gene encoding Sip3p (similar to Saccharomyces cerevisiae YNL257C | SIP3 | SNF1-Interacting Protein (paralog of YHR155W | LAM1)), producing MVEEKNVNTISTVDSDNNKTLHVLKLISVGFKEASLDSPSFRANVNFFHSQIEYIETWLDNTSKFSKGKYRDGFNDFKQVYLTLQSQILPPTRFVESGMLDGTETTPELINDFERSLRDVTSQIFQVLEGNPESYLNELLMLLTEVIKPYREKRKNFDYYQTKYDSFLNKYQAAKYQGVDPSTIREDAFQLFEARKLYLKASLDLILEISMTFNRFGEHNIQFIKALKPKIVLNAKNAQSHVDIDITAYKNFEASEKWFLDSIEANKSLEGDIVKAKEQIEEFCIEQITPSRDIEDYNIKTIKSRLKDCASTHAQKEAPKAPSASAQLSPDHPLNKNNGTVGDKSGWLFLKTSVGMPARTIWVRRWCFIRKSVFGMLTLSTSKTHVEETDKFGVLLTSVKYNSANEDSRKFCFDVAISGSPAITLAFQAETFKELESWIRSFAESRQKLVSKNISKEEYEMSFMRFPPIFREFACTSTTSVDLQVTTTTNCKSLVDLLGAELNEYGDVVYNKYGAFQMPTLKTPILTKLTKLSILSTFFNPYKDIPDAITANLWGSVNWNTFCLMDYGSKDPARYASTSYKTVGKPIEYPEYYPQNLINDDLQFKCLFCIINDRLLLKFQCALSPNNKQDFSGTCFVTLHDIYFYLNSTGFICLIRRDIKDIVSCEVSKDQDTINIYKDTGLVMKTRIRKISATDQRINILTEKLQALVINASITDKPLDERQIILKLGSIDKKYEDLQLENLEKEKYLKRSTVAEYSNSDNVSPQTLAICQNNVIANQPLVELLTAKEAELKIRQQEVAAKATYHFRLDFPIEPKALMHILFGENSLCFPKCFSFASIDNYENRVYPWIYYGDGTVTPTTATAHSLKRKLKFALRHIGRSVVLSDGMLEAIQTINKMQDDYCEVEHSNGDVSIPLIGVFKIVITYIITEVPRDESRRKKSSLNVYYTLKYCDKAPATSTTGGVSSFMRNLFVKVLERFAIEDRHLLKHEINHYYRIMGNHGQYVKSVKLGGRITGQESSDNTEQQEQQLPNDDKPTLKFTFRVVLRVLFRWYAYSLVTWLFITVQKIIRGIGILCTNLTYLKKSVVLLLLLSIAMNLYLSSRATLSYWSVKKAQNVVSTCTKNVSMKRAIYLEDLDLLTDSLISTGGKNNGTEMVYKRFINTPAYDRKYKDMRYQIAKRRNDLLVELKILSTMEGEMVKGDFNNFVIHEYSQCKAAKENFPRKIADNESLKEYCTEIENIYDKNGDLKLGLL from the coding sequence ATGGTTGAAGAAAAGAACGTCAATACCATTTCCACCGTTGATTCtgataacaacaaaacaCTTCATGTTTTAAAACTAATATCTGTCGGTTTTAAAGAAGCATCATTGGATTCTCCTTCTTTTCGAGCAAatgtaaattttttccattcaCAAATTGAATATATCGAAACTTGGTTGGATAACACCTCCAAATTTAGTAAAGGAAAGTACAGAGATGGatttaatgattttaaaCAGGTTTACTTAACTTTACAATCACAAATCTTACCTCCCACAAGATTTGTTGAATCTGGAATGTTAGATGGTACTGAAACCACTCCTGAATTGATCAATGATTTCGAAAGATCCTTAAGAGATGTAACGTCTCAGATATTCCAGGTTTTAGAAGGAAACCCTGAATCCTATTTGAATGAATTGCTAATGTTATTGACTGAAGTCATCAAACCTTACAGAGAAAAACGGAAAAACTTTGACTATTACCAAACCAAATACgattcatttttaaataagtACCAGGCAGCTAAATATCAAGGTGTAGATCCCTCTACAATTAGAGAGGATGCCTTTCAATTGTTCGAGGCTCGCaaactttatttaaagGCGTCTTTGGATTTGATTTTAGAAATTTCAATGACGTTTAATAGATTTGGTGAACATAATATCCAATTCATTAAAGCTTTAAAACCCAAAATTGTATTGAACGCTAAAAATGCACAGTCCCATGTTGATATAGACATTACTGCGTACAAAAACTTTGAGGCATCTGAGAAATGGTTTCTTGATTCGATAGAGGCTAACAAATCATTAGAAGGTGATATCGTAAAAGCTAAAGAACAGATTGAAGAGTTTTGTATTGAACAGATTACACCAAGCAGAGACATTGAAGATTATAATATCAAAACCATCAAATCAAGGTTAAAAGATTGTGCTTCAACACACGCACAGAAAGAGGCACCTAAAGCGCCTAGTGCTTCTGCGCAACTAAGCCCAGACCATCCccttaataaaaataacggTACTGTTGGTGACAAAAGTGGttggttatttttgaaGACTTCAGTTGGAATGCCAGCAAGAACAATTTGGGTTAGGAGATGGTGTTTCATTAGAAAGTCTGTATTTGGTATGCTGACCTTATCGACTAGTAAAACACATGTGGAGGAAACAGATAAATTTGGGGTTTTGTTAACCAGTGTGAAATATAATAGTGCAAATGAGGATAGcagaaaattttgttttgatgTTGCTATCAGTGGATCTCCTGCTATCACTTTGGCTTTCCAAGCGGAAACATTTAAAGAATTGGAGAGTTGGATTAGATCTTTTGCTGAAAGCAGACAAAAATTGGTTTCCAAGAACATATCCAAGGAGGAATATGAGATGTCTTTTATGAGGTTCCCACCTATTTTTAGAGAATTTGCATGTACTTCCACTACATCTGTTGATTTACAAGTCACGACCACTACCAATTGCAAAAGTTTGGTTGATTTATTAGGTGCTGAGCTAAACGAATATGGCGATGTagtttataataaatatgggGCTTTCCAAATGCCAACGTTGAAAACACCTATTCTAACTAAATTAACGAAATTAAGCATATTATCAACATTTTTCAATCCTTATAAAGATATACCGGATGCAATCACCGCCAATTTATGGGGCAGTGTTAATTGGAATACTTTTTGTTTGATGGACTATGGTTCTAAAGATCCAGCAAGGTATGCATCTACGAGTTACAAAACAGTGGGCAAGCCCATTGAATATCCAGAGTATTATCCtcaaaatttaataaatgacGACTTGCAAtttaaatgtttattttgcATTATCAATGACAGATTGTTGTTAAAGTTTCAATGCGCTCTTTCGCCCAATAACAAGCAAGATTTTTCAGGAACCTGTTTTGTTACGTTGCACgacatttatttttatttaaattcgACCGGGTTCATCTGCTTGATCAGAAGAGATATCAAAGATATTGTTTCTTGTGAAGTGTCTAAAGACCAGgatacaataaatatatataaggaCACTGGGTTAGTCATGAAGACCAGAATAAGAAAGATATCAGCAACAGACCAACGGATCAATATACTTACAGAAAAATTGCAAGCCTTGGTGATTAATGCTAGTATTACCGATAAACCACTGGATGAAAGGCAAATAATACTAAAGTTGGGATCGATTGATAAGAAATACGAGGATTTACAGCTGGAAAACttggaaaaggaaaaatatttaaaaagaagCACTGTTGCTGAATATAGCAATAGTGATAATGTTTCACCCCAAACACTTGCAATTTGTCAGAATAATGTAATTGCTAATCAGCCTTTGGTAGAATTGTTAACGGCCAAGGAGGCGGAGTTGAAAATTAGACAACAAGAAGTTGCTGCTAAAGCAACGTATCATTTTAGGCTGGATTTCCCCATTGAACCAAAGGCATTGATGCATATATTGTTTGGAGAGAATTCTTTATGCTTTCCTAAATGTTTTAGTTTTGCCTCTATTGATAACTATGAAAATAGGGTTTACCCATGGATCTATTATGGCGATGGCACTGTGACACCTACTACTGCAACTGCACATTCTTTGAAgagaaaattgaaatttgcTTTGAGACATATTGGTAGATCGGTTGTTTTGTCTGATGGAATGTTGGAAGCCATTCAGACCATCAACAAAATGCAAGATGACTATTGCGAGGTGGAACATTCTAACGGAGATGTGTCTATTCCATTGATAGgtgttttcaaaattgtCATTACCTATATAATTACGGAAGTACCACGAGATGAGAGCAGGCGTAAAAAAAGTAGTTTGAACGTATACTACACGTTGAAGTATTGTGACAAAGCACCAGCTACAAGTACCACTGGTGGTGTGTCGTCCTTTATGAGGAATCTGTTTGTTAAAGTTTTGGAAAGATTTGCCATTGAAGATAGACATTTATTAAAGCATGAAAttaatcattattatagGATTATGGGCAACCATGGTCAATATGTTAAATCTGTTAAGTTGGGTGGTAGAATAACTGGCCAAGAAAGTAGTGACAACACCgaacaacaagaacaacaatTGCCTAATGATGATAAGCCTACTTTAAAATTTACTTTTAGAGTTGTGTTACGAGTATTATTTAGATGGTATGCATACAGTTTAGTGACATGGTTATTCATTACGgtccaaaaaattataagaGGGATTGGGATACTTTGTACCAATCTAACATATTTGAAGAAATCAgttgttttattgttgCTTCTTTCCATAGCAATGAATTTATACTTGAGTAGCAGAGCCACGTTATCGTACTGGAGTGTCAAAAAGGCGCAGAATGTAGTTTCTACTTGTACTAAAAATGTATCTATGAAAAGGGCGATTTATTTAGAAGACTTGGACTTGTTGACCGATAGTTTGATTTCCACTGGTGGTAAAAACAATGGTACTGAGATGGTTTACAAGAGATTTATTAACACTCCTGCTTATGATAGGAAATATAAAGATATGAGGTATCAAATAGccaaaagaagaaatgaTTTACTAGttgaattgaaaatattatctaCGATGGAAGGTGAAATGGTTAAAGGggattttaataattttgtgATACATGAGTACAGTCAATGTAAAGCAGCAAAAGAGAATTTTCCTAGAAAAATAGCCGATAATGAATCTTTAAAAGAGTATTGTACTGagattgaaaatatttatgaTAAGAATGgtgatttaaaattagGATTATTgtga
- the TGL2 gene encoding triglyceride lipase (similar to Saccharomyces cerevisiae YDR058C | TGL2 | TriacylGlycerol Lipase) — MFKRLSSLKYIVPTGAVVLFGTPSLLIAADSKQILENNKEEQEQKLHNHKLIRHNKQEYIKANEIIREIKPLGDNFHTPANPIVLCHGISGFDRLVLLPSIYQIIKFIRNMGTLITDDEEMMKNVYTDDDNIKALLEIDYWIGVKNILERNGCKVLTARVPAFGSIEERANILNHFIQHKVSLHKSKESGKQQDDELMKVNIIAHSMGGLDARYLISEIPQEQKKNYQVCSLTTVSTPHRGSEMADFIVQLAKDLENQVTFTSKANADENDGDKEGGLYNNTSKDTTNITSARRLLPKPIYELTTKHMHDFNERVLDDDKVGYFSYGSYFIPKWHNTFYLSWKIIEKLSNGKPNDGLVTLDSARWGTYMGTLPGLDHLDIINWKINLVKRDTPVTLDVLQFYLKIADDLGRRGY; from the coding sequence atgttTAAAAGGCTTTCATCATTAAAGTATATAGTGCCAACCGGTGCAGTGGTATTATTTGGCACACCCTCTCTGCTAATAGCAGCAGATTCAAAACAAATACTGGAAAATAACAAGGAAGAACAAGAGCAAAAACTCCATAATCATAAATTAATCCGTCATAATAAACAGGAATATATTAAAGCAAATGAAATAATTAGAGAGATAAAACCGCTGGGAGATAATTTTCATACGCCTGCTAACCCAATCGTGCTGTGCCATGGTATATCTGGATTTGACAGATTAGTTTTGCTGCCTTCTATATaccaaattataaaatttatcagAAATATGGGTACTCTAATTACAGATGATGAAGAGATGATGAAAAATGTGTACACTGATGATGACAATATCAAGGCTTTACTGGAGATTGACTATTGGATCGGTGTTAAAAACATATTGGAAAGAAATGGCTGTAAAGTATTAACTGCACGGGTTCCTGCTTTTGGAAGTATTGAAGAAAGGGCCAACATATTAAACCATTTTATACAACACAAAGTATCTTTACATAAATCCAAGGAAAGTGGAAAACAACAAGATGATGAATTAATGAAGGTGAACATAATAGCACATTCTATGGGTGGACTAGATGCTAGATATTTGATATCTGAGATTCCtcaagaacaaaaaaaaaattatcaagtTTGTTCCTTAACAACGGTATCCACACCACATAGAGGCAGTGAGATGGCTGATTTTATTGTACAGTTAGCAAAAGATTTAGAAAACCAAGTAACATTCACGTCGAAAGCCAATGcagatgaaaatgatggCGACAAAGAGGGCGggttatataataatactagcAAAGATACAACTAATATAACAAGTGCACGAAGACTGTTACCTAAGCCAATTTATGAATTAACCACAAAGCATATGCACGACTTTAATGAAAGGGTGCTGGATGATGATAAGGTGGGATATTTCAGTTATGGTTCGTATTTTATTCCCAAGTGGCACAATACATTTTATCTTTCATGGAAAatcattgaaaaattaagtaACGGCAAACCAAATGATGGGTTGGTTACTTTGGATAGCGCTAGATGGGGGACTTATATGGGCACGTTACCTGGATTAGACCATttggatattattaattggAAAATTAATTTGGTTAAAAGGGACACGCCTGTTACGCTTGATGTTTtgcaattttatttaaaaatagcaGATGATTTAGGTCGAAGAGGATATTGA
- the GIS2 gene encoding mRNA-binding translational activator GIS2 (similar to Saccharomyces cerevisiae YNL255C | GIS2 | GIg Suppressor) codes for MSSRACYVCGKLGHLADQCDSEKLCYNCNQPGHVQGDCPLPKSDEHKQCYNCGSTGHIKSECTVQRCYNCNEVGHISRECPAPNPQGGRRSFNNRFGGNSNNRVSCYKCGGPNHMAKDCLKTENKCYSCGQLGHISKECPSGNGTGKVCYNCNQPGHISRDCAN; via the coding sequence ATGTCTTCTAGAGCCTGTTATGTGTGTGGTAAGTTAGGTCATTTGGCTGACCAATGTGATTCTGAAAAATTATGTTACAACTGTAATCAACCAGGTCATGTTCAAGGTGATTGCCCTTTGCCAAAGAGTGATGAACATAAACAATGTTACAACTGTGGTAGTACCGGTCATATCAAGAGTGAATGTACTGTTCAACGTTGTTACAACTGTAATGAAGTTGGTCATATTTCCAGAGAATGTCCTGCTCCAAATCCACAAGGTGGTAGAAGATCTTTTAACAACAGATTTGGTGGTAATTCTAACAACAGAGTCTCTTGTTACAAATGTGGTGGTCCAAACCATATGGCTAAAGATTGTTTAAAAACTGAAAACAAATGTTATTCCTGTGGTCAACTAGGTCACATTTCCAAAGAATGTCCAAGTGGTAATGGTACTGGCAAAGTTTGTTACAACTGTAATCAACCTGGTCACATTTCTAGAGACTGTGCAAATTAG
- the COQ6 gene encoding putative N,N-dimethylaniline monooxygenase COQ6 (similar to Saccharomyces cerevisiae YGR255C | COQ6 | COenzyme Q) gives MFRRVPPLKRINKASSNISTLGSSIVNAINHSKSTTPLLSNYYSTIAANENNSSTLPVKSTDILIVGGGPAGLTLAAAIKLSPNLKHFKTTLVDAGNLSENLPKFHNLSSSAYMTNRVVSITPQNMDFLTGDLNLPLQFNRIQPFDGIYVSDGLNDTSRMAMDRESMGNMVELLNIQSSAYMKLLELNANNNTNPIEIADNCKVVDIVKPSTTNATANGVENTNPWPYVKLDNGETYKTRLLIGCDGFQSPVRKYAGIETRGWFYNEWGVVATMKLEYPPFNHIRGWQRFLPTGPIAHLPLPGDWATLVWSTTPELSKLLVSLPSNVFSKLVNAAFILEDGDMQYYYRKLSDAAVDKRIFDEIIEDIDYRIEVKSQQLINKNNSDMYYVDENYPPPIKDTLEKSRARFPMKMFHADTYVAPRVCLVGDAAHATHPLAGQGLNMGLGDSKSLVSVLEKASSRGLDIGSVDLCLNDYWKDRYGTNMMLLGVVDKLHKLYGTRNEVVVGLRQWGLNVVNNLGDVKEFMMNVVSGRK, from the coding sequence atGTTTAGAAGAGTACCCCCACtgaaaagaataaataaagcaTCATCCAACATTTCTACTCTTGGCTCTAGTATTGTTAACGCGATTAACCACTCTAAGAGCACAACCCCGTTGCTCTCAAACTATTATTCCACTATTGCCGCCAATGAAAACAATTCATCTACATTACCGGTCAAATCCACAGATATCTTAATTGTTGGTGGTGGTCCAGCTGGTCTAACTCTAGCAGCAGCCATTAAACTATCTCCAAACTTAAAACATTTCAAAACCACACTAGTAGATGCTGGTAATTTGTCTGAGAATTTGCCAAAATTCCATAACCTATCATCTTCAGCATATATGACCAATAGAGTAGTTAGCATCACCCCACAAAATATGGATTTTTTAACTGGCGATTTGAATTTACCCTTGCAGTTTAATAGAATCCAGCCATTTGATGGCATTTATGTCAGCGATGGTTTAAACGATACCAGTAGAATGGCTATGGACAGAGAATCCATGGGTAATATGGTCGAATTACTAAACATCCAAAGCAGTGCTTATATGAAACTATTGGAATTGAATgccaataacaatactaacCCCATCGAAATTGCGGATAATTGTAAAGTTGTAGACATTGTTAAACCTTCCACTACTAATGCTACTGCCAATGGCGTTGAAAACACTAACCCTTGGCCGTATGTCAAATTAGACAACGGAGAAACTTACAAGACGAGATTATTGATTGGTTGCGATGGGTTTCAATCACCGGTTAGAAAATATGCTGGTATCGAAACGCGTGGCTGGTTTTATAACGAATGGGGTGTTGTAGCAACAATGAAGCTAGAATATCCACCGTTTAATCATATTAGAGGTTGGCAAAGGTTTTTACCTACAGGTCCTATTGCTCACTTGCCCTTGCCTGGTGATTGGGCTACATTAGTTTGGAGTACAACACCCGAACTAAGTAAGCTTTTGGTTTCTTTACCTTCTAATGTATTTTCTAAGTTGGTCAACGCTGCATTTATTTTAGAAGATGGTGATATGCAGTATTACTATCGCAAATTGTCTGATGCTGCTGTTgataaaagaatttttgATGAAATAATTGAAGACATAGATTATCGTATTGAGGTGAAATCGCAGCAGTTAATCAACAAGAACAATTCTGACATGTATTATGTAGATGAGAATTATCCACCTCCGATCAAGGACACACTAGAGAAGAGTCGTGCCAGATTTCCAATGAAAATGTTTCATGCAGATACATATGTTGCACCAAGAGTTTGTTTAGTAGGTGATGCAGCCCATGCTACGCATCCGTTGGCTGGCCAAGGTTTAAACATGGGATTAGGTGATTCCAAAAGCCTAGTTTCTGTTTTGGAAAAAGCTAGTTCCCGCGGGTTAGATATTGGTTCTGTTGATTTATGCTTAAATGATTATTGGAAAGATAGATATGGTACTAATATGATGTTATTGGGGGTTGTTGATAAATTGCATAAGTTGTATGGTACAAGAAATGAGGTTGTGGTTGGACTAAGACAATGGGGCTTGAATGTTGTCAACAATCTAGGCGATGTCAAGGAATTCATGATGAATGTTGTCAGTGGGAGAAAATGA